Sequence from the Nitrospirota bacterium genome:
AAAGCAGCGGTTGCTGCCGGCTGTGACGGACTTTTTATGGAGGTACACCCGGAGCCTGACAATGCCCTCTGTGATGGCCCAAATATGATTAATTATGAAACCGCTAAAAATGTCCTTAACGTTTCTAAAGCCATATATGAACTGATTAATTCCACTAAGCAGTTATAGTTTTGTGATTGCTGAGTTTTTAACTTATCTCACCACTCCGGCACCTCTTTATGTTAAACGTATGGGCTATCTCAAAGAAGCGATTGCTATAGAAGCCCGCTATAAAAGATGTAAGGCAGCATGGTCACCGCATCTGGAAAATTCTAAAAATTTCATCATTAATGCTCTCAAGCGTTGCAAAGCTTTCAGAACGGTTGTTGTGCTTGGCTCTGGGAATCTGTTGGATTTACCATTATTACAACTCAGCCAGACATTTGAGAAAGTTATTTTAGTTGACATTGTTCATCTTGGTAAAATTCTCAAAACCATAAGAAAATTTACTAACGTGGTTTCACACTCTTGTGATATTACGGAGACATCCGAGATCATCTTCAATTTAATCAAAAACCGGACAAACACTACTGAGCATATTGAATTGCCTATGCCAAAGATGTTTCATTTACCGGAGACTCAGGGCAACTGTACCGACCTTGTAATATCCCTGAACATTTTTTCACAGCTTACCGTTATGCCAAGAGAGTATATTCTAAAAAACAAAGCCTCAGAGGATGGCACTGTCTTAAAGAGATGGGAAAACGAGGTATTGGAAGCGCATCTGGATGCTCTCATGGCATTAAAAACCAATGTGTGTTTGATTACGGATTTTGAATTTATTGAACGCAACCATCGCACACAATCTCTAAACCAATACTACACGCTAACAGGTATCAACCTCCCACTGCCTGAGAAAACATGGACCTGGAACATAGCGCCAAAAGGGGAGATATCAAACGATATTTCGATAGAAAGAAAAGTTGCTGCCTTTTTTTTCAATCCGGATAAGCAGATTACATCAGTTCATCACAAAAATATCTTATAAAATCCGTTTAGAATATCTGTGGGTGTCGGAGGACAGCCTGGAATATAAATATCCACTGGAATTACCTTATCAATGCCTCCCAATGAGGCATAGCTCTGTCCAAATATCCCGCCGTTACATCCGCAGTCACCTACTGCTATTACAAGTTTTGGAGACGGTACGGCATCGTATGTTCTGCGGAGAGCTATTTCCATATTTGCCGTTACAGGCCCAGTGACAAGCAGCACATCGGCAAATCTCGGTGAAGCTGTAAAGTGTATTCCAAATTGCTCACAGTTATACACTGGATTATTTATGGCATGGATTTCAAGCTCACAACCGTTACATGAACCGGCATCCACCTCTCTTACTGTCAAACTTCTTT
This genomic interval carries:
- a CDS encoding NADH-quinone oxidoreductase subunit B family protein; translated protein: MIRILRQIFRTGIVTELTPRSDDPKITIGEIKLEDSVKKRFQRSLTVREVDAGSCNGCELEIHAINNPVYNCEQFGIHFTASPRFADVLLVTGPVTANMEIALRRTYDAVPSPKLVIAVGDCGCNGGIFGQSYASLGGIDKVIPVDIYIPGCPPTPTDILNGFYKIFL